Proteins encoded together in one Terriglobus saanensis SP1PR4 window:
- a CDS encoding TonB-dependent receptor, with product MSRSRLFSVAFFLFLFAAVRLSAQAVNATMSGTIHDKTGAVIPGARVTVTNVDTNITQTVSASAGGEYNVLNLAPAHYRLDVEAPGFAHYVQTGITLDVGQKANQEVALELGASSSTVSVVADTNAVEASDATLSDVVTGSEIRNLPLNSCNPYALIALTPGFSGSVGNNYNSISYSINGSRQGYTDVLVDGIPGGFPTVNGNSGVGVFPSVDAINQFRVLGQNYPAEFGRSLGGILNTVFKSGTNAFHGSLFEFARNSTLDANDYFSKLNGKALPTFQRNQFGGVLNGPILHDKLFFLVSAELLRQSSAISTTTTVPTLLQRQGDFSQTFTSTGALVKIYNPFTTRANPAGGYMRDAFVGNKITSGLSKVGQNVMNYYPLPTATGNTLTGANNYFATSTEDNRIDGWDVRLDYTLPHNQTVFARYSDRFYDDTPQPFFPAAISKAESRIEQRDWMRNFVVDYTIAPSSHLLYDVRLGFSRALYDYLNAGLGFQASDLGLPTALNTGGGLPIFPVFAASGYVQLGNADNRHNAFMTYSLPQSLTWVHGNHTFKFGLDARLIRVNDRETRDTSGDFTFTSGFTQGPNPSTASVSAGNSIASLLLGTGTGDLIQNFKDVASQSYYYGAYAQDDWRITPKLTLSFGMRYDLDTPRTDRYNRINYFDPTAPSPLAQPSGITGLQGGLVFVGVNGHDRHQTNYDANNFAPRFGVAYAVDPKTVIHAGFGIVYGPSPQAAAGTVGPFGFRVQNTWVSTLDNITPYNTLDNPFPSGFQPVPGASQGLATGAGGQIEGFLRNTVTPYTEQYLLNFDRELPGNSHIQIGYAGNHGLKLQQSREGGIDFDQLPTSALSLGSKLNDLVANPFFGVITSGTLAAAQVSRGQLLKPYPQFTSVLPLFQPGGQTKYDSLQVKYDKRFGAGLQVNASYVFSKTFDTNTTHQDSYNPSADYAVASQHTPHRLVAGYTYQLPVGIGRHFGGQMPRALDALIGGWQVNGISTFQSGNPLQITASNVSGLGNPTEYANYDGTNPTLSGDIHKRLAKYFNTAAFSQPAAFTLGNSPAYVSRLLSPRLVTTDLSLFKEFHPYRETTLQLRGEAFNAFNHVQFASPNTSVNSTSFGQITSQANTPRQLQFGAKLLF from the coding sequence ATGTCTCGCAGTCGCCTTTTTTCCGTTGCTTTCTTTCTCTTTCTTTTTGCCGCAGTGCGGTTGAGTGCTCAGGCGGTGAACGCCACGATGAGCGGAACGATCCACGATAAGACCGGGGCCGTCATTCCCGGAGCTCGCGTAACAGTGACGAACGTCGACACCAACATTACCCAGACGGTCTCGGCGAGTGCAGGCGGAGAGTACAACGTGCTCAATCTTGCGCCTGCCCATTATCGCCTGGACGTGGAAGCCCCCGGCTTCGCGCACTATGTGCAGACCGGCATCACGCTCGATGTCGGACAGAAGGCAAACCAGGAGGTCGCCCTCGAGTTAGGCGCATCGTCCAGCACGGTCAGCGTGGTTGCGGATACGAATGCGGTTGAAGCTTCCGACGCGACGCTGAGCGACGTGGTCACTGGTTCCGAGATCCGCAATCTCCCGCTCAACTCCTGCAATCCGTACGCCCTGATTGCGCTTACCCCAGGCTTCTCCGGATCTGTGGGCAACAACTACAACTCCATCAGCTATTCGATCAATGGCAGCCGCCAGGGATATACGGATGTTCTGGTGGACGGCATCCCCGGTGGATTCCCAACGGTTAACGGCAACTCCGGCGTCGGAGTTTTCCCGTCGGTCGATGCGATCAACCAGTTCCGTGTTCTGGGGCAGAACTATCCTGCCGAGTTCGGACGCAGCCTTGGCGGCATTCTGAATACCGTCTTCAAGAGCGGTACGAACGCCTTCCACGGCTCCCTCTTCGAGTTTGCCCGTAACTCTACTTTGGATGCGAACGACTACTTCTCGAAGTTGAATGGAAAGGCACTCCCGACCTTTCAGAGAAACCAGTTCGGTGGCGTGCTCAACGGCCCTATCCTGCATGACAAGCTGTTTTTCCTCGTCTCGGCAGAGCTTCTTCGCCAGAGCAGCGCCATCTCCACCACCACCACAGTGCCGACGCTGTTGCAGCGGCAGGGCGACTTCTCGCAGACCTTCACCTCCACCGGTGCGCTGGTTAAGATCTACAATCCCTTCACCACGCGCGCCAATCCTGCAGGCGGTTATATGCGCGACGCCTTCGTAGGCAACAAGATCACTTCCGGCTTGAGCAAAGTCGGCCAGAACGTCATGAACTACTATCCGCTGCCGACTGCGACCGGCAACACGCTCACAGGTGCGAACAACTACTTCGCCACCAGCACCGAAGACAACCGGATCGACGGCTGGGACGTGCGGCTCGACTACACGCTGCCGCATAACCAGACGGTCTTCGCCCGCTACTCCGACCGTTTCTACGACGACACGCCGCAGCCCTTCTTTCCCGCAGCAATCAGTAAGGCGGAGAGCCGCATCGAGCAGCGCGACTGGATGCGTAACTTCGTTGTCGATTACACCATCGCGCCCAGCTCGCATCTGCTCTATGACGTGCGCCTCGGTTTCTCTCGCGCCCTCTACGACTATCTCAACGCCGGTCTTGGCTTCCAGGCCAGCGATCTCGGTCTTCCTACAGCGTTAAACACCGGTGGCGGTCTTCCCATTTTTCCCGTCTTCGCCGCAAGCGGTTACGTACAGCTGGGCAACGCGGACAATCGCCACAACGCCTTCATGACCTATAGCCTGCCACAGAGCCTTACTTGGGTGCATGGCAACCATACCTTCAAGTTCGGTCTGGATGCTCGTCTCATCCGCGTGAACGATCGTGAGACACGCGATACCTCCGGCGACTTCACCTTTACCTCCGGCTTCACGCAGGGGCCGAACCCCAGCACGGCGAGCGTCTCGGCGGGTAACTCCATCGCGTCCCTGCTTCTGGGCACCGGCACCGGCGATCTAATTCAGAACTTCAAAGACGTCGCCTCGCAGAGCTACTACTACGGAGCCTATGCGCAGGACGACTGGCGCATCACACCCAAGCTGACCCTGAGCTTCGGTATGCGCTACGATCTCGACACGCCCAGAACGGACCGCTATAACCGCATCAACTACTTCGACCCCACGGCGCCTTCGCCACTGGCGCAGCCTTCCGGGATCACTGGTCTACAAGGCGGCCTGGTCTTTGTCGGCGTCAACGGACACGACCGGCACCAGACCAACTACGACGCCAATAACTTCGCTCCGCGCTTCGGTGTAGCGTATGCCGTCGATCCGAAGACGGTCATCCATGCAGGCTTCGGCATCGTCTACGGTCCTTCGCCGCAGGCGGCCGCCGGTACGGTCGGGCCCTTCGGCTTCCGTGTGCAGAACACGTGGGTCAGCACGCTGGACAACATCACTCCCTACAACACGCTCGACAATCCCTTTCCCTCAGGATTCCAGCCCGTACCGGGAGCATCGCAGGGTCTCGCTACGGGCGCAGGCGGACAGATCGAAGGCTTCCTTCGGAACACCGTCACTCCTTATACAGAGCAGTACCTGCTCAACTTCGACCGGGAGCTTCCAGGAAACTCTCATATCCAGATCGGCTACGCGGGCAATCACGGCCTCAAGCTACAGCAGAGCCGCGAAGGTGGCATCGACTTCGATCAGCTTCCAACGTCGGCCCTCTCACTCGGTTCCAAGCTGAACGACCTCGTTGCGAATCCGTTCTTTGGCGTGATCACAAGCGGTACGCTCGCAGCAGCGCAGGTCAGTCGCGGGCAGCTCTTGAAGCCGTATCCACAGTTCACCAGCGTCTTGCCCCTCTTCCAGCCGGGAGGCCAGACAAAGTATGACTCCTTGCAGGTGAAATACGACAAACGCTTCGGCGCAGGTCTGCAGGTCAACGCAAGCTACGTCTTCTCCAAGACCTTCGACACAAACACGACGCATCAGGACAGCTATAACCCTTCGGCCGACTACGCGGTGGCCTCGCAGCACACACCGCACCGCCTCGTGGCGGGTTATACCTACCAGCTGCCCGTGGGTATCGGTCGCCACTTTGGCGGACAGATGCCGCGAGCGCTCGACGCTCTGATCGGTGGCTGGCAGGTGAACGGCATCAGCACCTTCCAGAGCGGCAACCCCCTGCAGATCACGGCAAGCAACGTCTCCGGACTAGGCAATCCGACGGAGTACGCAAACTACGACGGAACGAACCCGACGCTCTCGGGCGACATTCACAAGCGGCTGGCGAAGTACTTCAATACCGCCGCTTTCTCGCAGCCTGCGGCATTTACCCTGGGGAACTCTCCAGCTTACGTGTCGCGGCTCCTGTCTCCACGCCTTGTAACGACGGACCTCTCTCTCTTCAAGGAGTTCCACCCCTACCGCGAAACGACTCTGCAGCTGCGAGGCGAGGCCTTCAACGCCTTCAACCACGTGCAATTCGCTTCGCCTAACACCAGCGTTAATTCCACCAGCTTCGGACAAATTACCTCGCAGGCCAATACACCGCGCCAGCTCCAGTTCGGAGCAAAGCTGCTGTTCTAA
- a CDS encoding cold-shock protein, giving the protein MEQGTVKWFNDAKGFGFLSRANGEDVFVHHTAIQSNGFRSLQEGQNVQFNVVKGPKGWQAENVQVA; this is encoded by the coding sequence ATGGAACAGGGAACAGTGAAATGGTTCAACGACGCAAAGGGATTCGGCTTCCTCAGCCGCGCTAACGGCGAGGATGTATTCGTACATCACACCGCGATCCAGAGCAATGGCTTCCGTTCGCTCCAAGAGGGTCAGAACGTTCAGTTCAACGTCGTCAAGGGCCCCAAGGGCTGGCAGGCAGAGAACGTTCAGGTTGCATAA